Proteins found in one bacterium genomic segment:
- a CDS encoding RNA polymerase sigma factor → MNEAVCKGRLADLALRFQEGEHEAVHELVAIYSRRIQAFVRTIVHSPELAEELTQDVFVRAYTKRNTLANRDKLEAWLFALARNCALKEMKRKRYRVESVVDQDEIAERAGGEDAPPQPREVQEAELAELLDEALAQLDEKRRQLMTLRYYSHLGLAEIAEVMEMPIGSVGTTISRSLAQLKDFFQSRGFRIEDLMP, encoded by the coding sequence ATGAACGAAGCGGTATGCAAGGGCAGACTGGCCGATCTGGCTCTCCGCTTTCAAGAAGGAGAACACGAAGCGGTGCATGAATTGGTGGCTATTTATAGCCGTCGAATTCAGGCCTTTGTTCGTACCATCGTTCATTCACCGGAACTGGCGGAGGAACTGACGCAGGACGTTTTCGTGCGAGCCTATACCAAAAGGAACACATTGGCAAATCGGGATAAACTGGAAGCATGGCTCTTCGCGCTCGCACGCAATTGCGCCCTGAAGGAAATGAAACGGAAACGGTATCGCGTGGAATCGGTGGTCGACCAAGACGAAATCGCGGAACGAGCGGGGGGCGAGGATGCCCCCCCACAACCCCGGGAGGTGCAAGAGGCCGAACTGGCCGAATTGCTGGATGAAGCACTGGCCCAGCTCGATGAGAAGAGGCGCCAACTCATGACCTTACGCTACTACTCCCACCTGGGATTGGCGGAGATCGCAGAAGTGATGGAAATGCCCATCGGTAGCGTTGGCACCACAATCAGTCGCAGCCTGGCCCAGTTGAAGGACTTCTTCCAATCCCGGGGATTCCGAATCGAGGACTTGATGCCATGA
- a CDS encoding FecR family protein, with the protein MKRESIPELSEDLKALDRALGEAADRRFAHDVRPSPAFSAQLERRLEEVDLARSESNGSRGGRRSLVAIAILAAAACVALVAGLSFLGGSPAGQVLYTEGNVLRGDRAEVRSGSELQTDSGRIVALVDSRAHVLLNDHSKLRVEAENRLRLDEGEVWVHVVPGSGAFSVRTPGALVEVVGTSFTVTYRNGETTVETYSGTVQLTGSKAAEGVAIAAGNRGSVRSDEETAKVEALSESSGAQWAASLADRYQRSSLSSFFPSVAPVDESGQTP; encoded by the coding sequence ATGAAACGGGAATCGATACCCGAGCTTTCCGAGGATCTGAAGGCCCTGGATCGTGCCCTGGGTGAAGCGGCCGATCGCCGTTTTGCCCACGATGTCAGGCCTTCCCCGGCGTTTTCCGCTCAGCTCGAGCGGCGCCTGGAGGAGGTGGACCTCGCCCGGAGCGAATCCAATGGCTCGCGCGGAGGACGCCGCTCGCTGGTCGCCATCGCCATCCTGGCAGCGGCCGCGTGTGTGGCGCTGGTTGCAGGACTATCCTTTCTGGGGGGAAGCCCGGCAGGCCAGGTTCTCTACACCGAAGGCAACGTCCTGCGTGGCGATCGCGCCGAGGTGCGCTCCGGCAGTGAGTTACAGACCGATTCAGGCCGGATCGTGGCCCTGGTGGACTCACGGGCGCACGTGCTGTTGAACGATCACAGCAAGTTGCGCGTCGAGGCCGAGAACCGCCTGCGCCTGGATGAAGGCGAAGTCTGGGTACACGTCGTCCCGGGCTCGGGAGCCTTCAGCGTGCGCACGCCTGGAGCACTGGTGGAGGTCGTCGGAACATCGTTCACCGTGACCTATCGCAACGGTGAAACAACGGTTGAAACATACAGTGGAACCGTGCAATTGACTGGTTCGAAAGCTGCTGAAGGAGTGGCCATCGCGGCCGGGAATCGAGGCTCGGTGAGGAGCGACGAGGAGACGGCGAAAGTCGAAGCGCTCTCCGAGTCGTCCGGAGCCCAATGGGCAGCATCGCTGGCGGATCGCTATCAGCGATCAAGCCTCAGCTCCTTCTTCCCGTCGGTTGCACCCGTAGACGAATCAGGCCAAACGCCATGA
- a CDS encoding prepilin-type N-terminal cleavage/methylation domain-containing protein, giving the protein MNRNRQGFTLLELLIGVAIIAILAAVALPNMLEAQRRAKTAKAKANIRVLLDGADAYRIDWNAYPSAGPHLPDDPYGILADAQLRVLTTPISYISTAAFSDPFGLVQSQSLSFRRVGFEMETAPRPGPPPGPPPGPGTHDPEFPIPEVPNRNRSLLYYHYPDFAEQTGNPKVYARGMAIVSLGPDQLDSFGAFRPFDQDALPPLARQLGYQQPIDTQYDPTNGTVSRGDLFGFTGELSIQRIP; this is encoded by the coding sequence ATGAATCGAAACAGGCAGGGATTCACATTATTGGAACTGCTGATCGGGGTCGCGATTATCGCGATCCTGGCGGCTGTTGCCCTGCCGAATATGCTGGAAGCACAACGTCGCGCCAAGACGGCGAAGGCGAAGGCAAACATCCGCGTTCTTCTGGACGGAGCGGACGCATATCGGATCGACTGGAATGCTTATCCAAGCGCCGGCCCACATCTCCCCGACGATCCCTACGGGATTCTGGCAGATGCCCAGCTTCGCGTTCTGACAACGCCGATCAGCTACATTTCAACGGCTGCATTCTCCGATCCGTTTGGCTTGGTTCAGAGCCAGAGTCTGTCCTTCCGTCGTGTCGGTTTTGAAATGGAAACAGCCCCGCGACCCGGGCCGCCGCCCGGACCGCCCCCAGGGCCCGGAACTCATGATCCGGAGTTTCCCATCCCGGAAGTCCCCAACAGGAATCGTAGCCTGTTGTACTATCACTATCCGGACTTCGCGGAGCAGACCGGCAATCCGAAGGTCTACGCCCGAGGTATGGCGATCGTCAGCCTGGGGCCGGACCAGCTGGACAGCTTCGGGGCGTTTCGGCCCTTCGATCAGGATGCCCTTCCCCCATTGGCGCGCCAGTTGGGTTACCAGCAACCCATCGACACGCAGTACGATCCCACGAACGGGACGGTGAGCCGGGGTGATCTCTTTGGTTTCACAGGCGAACTCTCCATCCAGCGAATCCCGTAA